The proteins below are encoded in one region of Accipiter gentilis chromosome 12, bAccGen1.1, whole genome shotgun sequence:
- the RASSF6 gene encoding ras association domain-containing protein 6, with amino-acid sequence MKKVTMKAQHLPSVSINEEKFITREQLSSLLKTYNSYYSDQENLQLSHTQQEGSKPFIEGILSIFWGVRHPIRLKIQDEKQIPSFVTLKSTENVGLFPSKRGMTRWGEFDDLHHISGETLKSTEEKPNLEKSYSCYESCTLKSKSEQEHDCATLPRAGSNAAAVRKRTKFPMIARTEVETHRFSINGHFYNYETSVFTPAFGSETKIRINSQMRTRQVIEQLLRKFKIENSPHEFALYIIHASGEKKQLRSGDVPLLHRLLQGPSEKIAKFFLMDRDVEEISSDVAQYIQFNLSFLESILHRINEEEQQEIEQTIARYLKEKSMICQHLHSQTVKKTETTV; translated from the exons ATGAAGAAAGTGACTATGAAAGCACAGCATCTACCTTCTGTTTCCATCAATGAAGAGAAGTTCATAACCAg AGAGCAGCTCAGTTCTCTTCTGAAGACTTATAACTCTTACTATTCTGATCAAGAAAATCTGCAACTGTCACATACCCAG caagaagGAAGCAAACCATTTATTGAAGGCATCTTGTCCATATTTTGGGGAGTCCGACATCCTATCCGATTAAAAATTCAGGATGAGAAGCAGATACCCTCTTTTGTAACCCTGAAGTCAACAGAGAACGTGGGTTTGTTCCCTAGTAAAAG GGGAATGACACGCTGGGGAGAATTTGATGACCTACATCATATTAGTGGGGAGACATTGAAATCTACTGAAGAAAAGCCAAACCTTGAGAAAA GTTATTCATGTTATGAAAGCTGCACTCTGAAGTCCAAGAGCGAGCAGGAACATGATTGTGCTACCCTGCCCAGGGCCGGCAGCAATGCCGCAGCCGTGCGGAAGAGGACCAAGTTCCCCATGATAGCGAGGACAGAAGTAGAAACTCACAGGTTTTCGATTAATGGCCACTTCTACAACTATGAG ACATCAGTTTTCACTCCGGCTTTTGGATCAGAAACCAAAATAAGAATAAACAGCCAGATGAGAACAAGACAAGTAATAGAACAATTGCTTCGGAAGTTTAAG ATAGAAAACAGCCCACATGAATTTGCACTTTATATTATCCATGCATCCGGAG AGAAGAAGCAGCTGAGGAGTGGAGATGTTCCCTTACTGCACAGACTCTTGCAGGGGCCTTCGGAGAAGATTGCCAAATTTTTTCTCATGGACAGGGATGTGGAAGAGATAAGCAGTGAC GTTGCTCAGTATATTCAatttaatctttcctttttgGAATCGATTCTGCACAGGATAAATGAAGAAGAACAACAGGAGATTGAACAGACAATTGCAAg GTACCTAAAAGAGAAGAGTATGATATGCCAGCACCTTCATAgtcaaactgttaaaaaaacagaGACGACTGTTTGA